The proteins below are encoded in one region of Myxococcales bacterium:
- a CDS encoding OmpA family protein, with protein MRVTSAFASKRSIGLSVLVGLFFLSMPSTGFAQAGKLNGGGMDLHLFRPAVDSKGHISVNGTEVLGHLDYSFGLVLDAGFQILSFRGFVNNDAVLASDAERQKHIVDALFTGTLQANVGLFNRMIIGLQLPFQAVVGSNITAPGVYNDSARPRGLDYQGLGDIHFHAKYRILRADRDPVGLAALLRVGVPTGSTQEFAGEPGVSLWPTLALELRPADILRIGFNLGYRFNSKDGVRFPIDGRTVPGTTNATAAQFVAGQEGSNLKYDDLITFGVGASLRVLPSVDLVGEFYGNQIYNAFGDNGALAMETAAGLKVFVERNSFLFIGGGIGIPTDGFSTPLARGIVSFIFEPSVRDRDGDGIKDDIDQCPDEPEDFDGFEDEDGCPDPDNDKDGIPDVDDDCPLIPEDMDGDHDEDGCPEGEEGDRDGDGILDSVDECPDDPEDFDGFEDEDGCPDPDNDQDGILDKDDSCPNDPEDKDGFEDEDGCPDPDNDKDRILDVDDSCPTKPETYNGFEDEDGCPDKGDVVVEEDRIMILQKIYFETDSAVIKKESYPIVDALAATLTGNPQIVKIEIQGHADERGGDAYNIKLTRDRAASVKDAMIERGVDPGRLRSAGYGERCPVDPAHNDEAWEKNRRVEFKILETDAGPTKVQVACPAGRSLTPKR; from the coding sequence ATGCGAGTCACATCAGCGTTTGCAAGCAAACGCTCCATTGGTCTTTCGGTCCTAGTAGGGCTGTTCTTTTTATCGATGCCTTCCACCGGCTTTGCTCAAGCGGGGAAATTGAATGGCGGAGGCATGGACTTACATCTGTTCAGGCCGGCTGTGGATTCCAAAGGCCACATCTCCGTCAACGGTACCGAAGTGCTTGGGCATTTGGACTACAGTTTCGGTTTAGTGCTAGATGCCGGTTTTCAAATTCTTTCGTTTAGAGGCTTTGTAAACAACGATGCGGTGCTCGCAAGCGATGCTGAGCGGCAAAAGCATATCGTTGATGCGCTTTTCACCGGTACGCTGCAAGCCAACGTTGGTTTGTTCAACCGCATGATTATCGGTTTACAGCTTCCATTCCAAGCGGTGGTAGGCTCAAACATCACCGCTCCAGGTGTTTACAACGATAGCGCCCGACCCCGTGGCCTGGACTACCAAGGCCTTGGCGATATTCATTTTCACGCAAAATACCGTATTTTGCGAGCTGATCGCGATCCTGTTGGTTTGGCGGCACTGTTGCGCGTGGGTGTTCCGACGGGTTCAACCCAGGAGTTTGCTGGTGAGCCGGGCGTCTCGCTTTGGCCAACTCTCGCCCTTGAGTTGCGACCGGCCGATATCCTGCGAATCGGCTTTAACCTAGGGTATCGCTTCAACTCAAAAGATGGCGTTCGTTTTCCGATCGACGGTCGAACAGTGCCTGGAACGACTAACGCAACAGCTGCGCAATTTGTTGCCGGTCAAGAAGGTTCGAATCTTAAATATGATGATCTCATCACCTTTGGCGTCGGCGCGAGTTTGCGCGTCCTGCCTTCGGTTGATCTCGTTGGTGAGTTCTACGGCAATCAAATTTACAACGCATTTGGTGACAATGGCGCACTCGCCATGGAAACCGCGGCAGGCCTAAAAGTCTTTGTTGAGCGCAATAGTTTCTTGTTTATAGGTGGCGGCATAGGCATCCCCACCGATGGTTTTTCCACGCCCTTGGCCCGCGGCATTGTAAGCTTTATTTTCGAGCCCAGCGTCCGCGACCGTGATGGCGATGGCATAAAAGACGATATCGATCAGTGCCCGGATGAGCCCGAAGACTTTGATGGCTTTGAAGACGAAGACGGCTGTCCTGATCCAGACAATGACAAAGATGGTATTCCGGATGTCGATGACGATTGTCCGCTTATTCCCGAAGATATGGATGGGGACCATGATGAAGATGGCTGCCCTGAGGGCGAAGAGGGCGATCGCGACGGTGACGGCATCCTTGATAGCGTCGATGAGTGCCCAGACGATCCTGAGGACTTCGATGGGTTCGAGGACGAAGACGGCTGTCCTGATCCGGATAATGACCAAGATGGTATCTTGGACAAAGACGACAGTTGTCCAAATGATCCAGAGGACAAAGACGGCTTTGAAGACGAGGATGGCTGTCCTGACCCGGATAACGACAAAGATCGCATCCTCGATGTCGACGACAGCTGCCCAACCAAACCAGAGACCTACAACGGCTTTGAAGACGAAGATGGCTGTCCTGATAAGGGCGATGTCGTGGTCGAAGAAGACCGCATCATGATTTTGCAGAAGATCTACTTTGAAACAGATAGCGCCGTGATTAAGAAAGAAAGTTATCCGATTGTGGATGCGCTCGCCGCTACTCTGACGGGTAACCCGCAAATCGTGAAAATTGAGATTCAAGGCCATGCTGATGAACGTGGCGGCGATGCCTACAACATCAAACTTACCCGTGACCGGGCAGCTTCCGTCAAAGATGCGATGATCGAACGGGGTGTGGACCCAGGGCGCTTGAGAAGCGCAGGTTACGGTGAGAGATGTCCGGTGGATCCGGCTCACAATGACGAAGCATGGGAAAAGAATCGTCGCGTTGAGTTCAAGATTCTTGAAACCGATGCTGGACCAACCAAGGTGCAAGTAGCGTGTCCTGCTGGACGCAGTTTGACTCCAAAGAGGTAA
- a CDS encoding iron-containing redox enzyme family protein, translating to MDKADFKEALLQVMESKQHWAWGLFTSGKVKKEFLHLHFEQEYESYVRDFPVLVARAYVQCPIAEVRRELIENVYEEETGQIAAGKPHPELFLEYPKGLGMDLARFERIELLPEAAAYRQCLDRFTVDNGWVTAAAVTTIFIEGTSYDRGELDPNAQKRPEPDLKEHPLVKHYGLPIESLALTKAHRAVEGSHRAAAWKVVLDFCPQDEQGAVITAMQETLGYWKGYRDAVAKLCGISPEA from the coding sequence ATGGACAAAGCTGATTTTAAAGAAGCGCTGTTGCAGGTCATGGAGTCGAAGCAGCATTGGGCTTGGGGCCTCTTTACCTCTGGAAAAGTAAAGAAAGAATTTTTGCATCTGCATTTTGAGCAAGAGTATGAAAGCTATGTTCGTGATTTTCCGGTTCTTGTCGCCCGTGCATACGTGCAGTGCCCCATTGCAGAAGTGCGACGGGAGCTCATTGAAAATGTCTACGAAGAAGAAACCGGTCAGATCGCGGCAGGCAAGCCTCATCCGGAACTGTTTTTGGAATATCCTAAAGGCCTCGGAATGGACCTTGCTCGTTTTGAGCGGATTGAATTGCTTCCCGAAGCCGCAGCATATAGACAGTGCCTTGATCGCTTTACCGTGGACAATGGTTGGGTCACCGCTGCAGCGGTAACAACGATCTTTATTGAAGGCACATCGTATGATCGTGGTGAGCTCGATCCGAATGCGCAGAAGAGACCAGAGCCTGACTTAAAAGAGCATCCGCTTGTTAAACACTACGGATTGCCAATCGAGTCCCTTGCACTTACCAAGGCCCATCGTGCGGTCGAGGGAAGCCATCGCGCAGCTGCCTGGAAGGTGGTGCTTGATTTTTGCCCTCAGGATGAGCAGGGCGCTGTGATCACGGCCATGCAAGAGACCTTGGGCTACTGGAAAGGCTATCGTGATGCCGTGGCAAAACTTTGCGGTATTTCACCAGAAGCTTAG
- a CDS encoding sodium-dependent transporter, whose product MPQLSDQAISREGWGSRLGFMLASVGSAVGLGNMWRFPYATSEHGGAAFVFLYIVMVFAMGIPLMGCEFVVGRHTKLSPVGALRTLGGRHWAIVGHLFVLVGFCILAYYSVITGWTLRYAIEALTIGLPADPAAHFDQVATGHDALAFHLLSMTVMIAVVAGGVRSGIERTSFILMPALFILIIGLAIWAFTLDGAAAGYSFYLKTDFGKLFSLKVLVAAAGQAFFSLSLGMGAMLTYASYLSRKENLPVAAVTISTADFLVAFIAGLVVFPIIFAFDLSGEISESTLGALFIGLPKAFAAMGNAGRFVAFMFFATLLVGALTSGISLLEVVTASAMDGKHHAARKKAALFMGAIIALVGAPCAYDLEILAIFDQVVGNVLLASGALALAFLVGWKMKNPTEEIAHGFEGPSWMLKGWHLTLRFVVPPVLILVLYQSIQDTWVVVGGMLSN is encoded by the coding sequence ATGCCCCAGCTCTCTGATCAGGCTATCTCACGTGAAGGTTGGGGAAGCCGGCTTGGATTCATGCTTGCTTCCGTGGGCTCCGCTGTAGGTCTAGGTAATATGTGGCGCTTTCCCTATGCTACTTCAGAGCACGGAGGCGCCGCTTTTGTCTTTCTATACATCGTCATGGTCTTCGCCATGGGGATTCCCTTGATGGGCTGCGAGTTTGTTGTAGGAAGGCACACCAAACTAAGCCCTGTAGGCGCCTTGCGTACATTAGGGGGCCGTCATTGGGCGATCGTTGGACATCTATTTGTCCTAGTCGGCTTTTGTATCCTGGCATACTATTCCGTGATCACCGGCTGGACGCTTCGTTACGCCATCGAAGCCCTCACGATCGGGCTACCCGCAGATCCTGCAGCACATTTCGACCAGGTGGCGACAGGTCATGACGCATTGGCATTTCATCTGCTTTCCATGACCGTAATGATTGCTGTTGTGGCTGGCGGAGTTCGCTCTGGCATCGAGCGCACTTCGTTTATACTGATGCCAGCCCTTTTTATCTTAATTATTGGCCTTGCCATTTGGGCTTTCACTTTAGATGGTGCGGCAGCAGGTTACAGTTTCTATCTCAAAACCGATTTTGGAAAATTATTCTCCCTCAAAGTGCTGGTCGCTGCAGCTGGACAGGCATTCTTCAGTTTGTCCCTAGGCATGGGCGCCATGTTAACCTACGCCAGTTATCTTTCACGCAAAGAAAATCTACCGGTAGCCGCCGTAACGATTTCCACCGCTGACTTTCTAGTTGCTTTTATCGCCGGGTTGGTCGTTTTTCCGATTATTTTTGCCTTCGACCTTTCGGGCGAAATCAGCGAGAGCACCTTGGGGGCTTTATTTATTGGTTTACCGAAGGCGTTTGCTGCGATGGGAAACGCAGGACGTTTTGTAGCCTTCATGTTTTTCGCGACATTACTCGTCGGAGCCCTAACCTCCGGCATCTCCCTGCTCGAAGTCGTGACGGCTTCCGCGATGGATGGAAAACATCATGCCGCGCGCAAAAAGGCAGCATTGTTTATGGGCGCCATCATTGCACTAGTCGGCGCGCCGTGTGCCTATGATTTAGAGATACTGGCTATCTTCGATCAAGTGGTTGGAAATGTACTGCTAGCTAGCGGAGCCTTGGCTTTGGCTTTTTTGGTCGGTTGGAAAATGAAAAACCCGACGGAAGAAATAGCTCATGGATTTGAAGGGCCATCGTGGATGCTCAAAGGCTGGCATCTTACCCTTCGTTTCGTCGTGCCCCCAGTGTTAATCTTGGTGCTCTATCAATCGATACAAGATACCTGGGTCGTTGTCGGCGGCATGCTTTCCAACTAA
- a CDS encoding SRPBCC family protein: MKGIRQSVGLFSIILLTLATIPSLAIAKGRDFSKSEMDKLERGGLVKRQTVQERGGLRLTGGTSWQIISASPEDVWKTITNTNKYKYIFPFVVSAKLLKQKGSKRIVLLEHAKGPLSVSYALLGVTEEDKKELTFQLDTSRPHDIKAAWGFFTVRPWKDGKSILSYGIMLDTGDGFFKSMLREQISNTVLNVPRRIRRYIHEQKKT; the protein is encoded by the coding sequence ATGAAGGGTATACGACAAAGTGTGGGACTGTTTAGCATAATATTGCTGACTTTGGCCACCATTCCCTCCCTAGCCATTGCAAAAGGCCGTGATTTTTCGAAGTCGGAGATGGACAAGCTGGAGCGGGGGGGCCTTGTTAAGCGTCAGACGGTCCAGGAGCGCGGTGGCTTGCGCCTTACTGGAGGGACCAGTTGGCAGATTATCTCGGCGTCGCCTGAAGACGTTTGGAAGACGATTACCAATACCAACAAGTATAAGTATATTTTCCCCTTTGTCGTTTCCGCCAAACTGCTCAAGCAAAAAGGATCAAAACGAATCGTGTTGTTAGAGCACGCCAAGGGTCCACTGTCGGTAAGCTATGCTCTGTTGGGTGTCACTGAAGAGGACAAAAAAGAACTTACCTTTCAGCTTGATACCAGTAGACCGCATGATATTAAGGCGGCCTGGGGCTTCTTTACCGTGAGACCATGGAAAGACGGTAAAAGCATTCTCTCTTATGGCATCATGCTCGATACGGGCGATGGTTTTTTCAAGAGCATGTTGCGAGAACAAATCTCGAATACGGTGCTCAATGTTCCACGTCGCATCCGCCGTTACATCCATGAGCAAAAAAAAACATAA